Part of the Clostridium sporogenes genome, CAAATAAAACCTGCTATAATCCATAGAACATAAAAATAAGTAAGAAGGGCTAGTACTAGAAAAAGCACTTATGTAAAAATCCACCTTATTAATATCAACTATAGAATCTTTGCCTATGTGTAAAAATGCTGTTTGTGTTAAACTAGGAAGGGTTTTATGAGCACTCATTACTACCATGTCTGCTCCTAACTCTAAGGCACTTTTAGGTAACCTTTCACACACACCAAAATGAGCCCCATGGGCTGAATCTATTAACACTTTCATATTGTATTTTTTAGCTTCTTTTATTATAATTTCTAAATTAGGACAAACCCCATAATAATTAGGATAAGTTATTACTATACCCTTTGCATCCTTATTTTCTTTTATTAAACTTAAAAAATGCTCCAAATCTATTGAAAGTGGAGCATTAAATTGCCTATACACCTTATTTTTTATATATATTGGTTTTAATTTTCTCATAATTATTCCATTAAATATAGATCTATGGCAATTTCTTTCTACAATGATTTTATCTTCTTCTTTAAAGCAAGAAAATATCATAGCCAAGTTTCCACTAGTACTACCATTTACTAAAAAATAAGATTTTTTAGAATTATAAAACCGGCTTAAAAGATAGCCGGACTCTTTTATTATTCCTTCACTATTATGAAGATTATCCAATCCTTCAACTTCTGTTAAATCACATTGAAGTATATTTTCACAAAAATTTTTTCCTTCTTTAGTAAATAAAAATCCCAAGGATCCTTTATGTCCTGGCATAGAAAACAGTATGTTTTTTTCCTCAATATATTTTAAAACTCCATTTAAAATCGGTAATTCTCCCATCTCATTTCCTCATCCTTTATAAAAGTTTGCACTAAATTTTTTCTTATACATTTTTTATAAAACTCATAAAAATCTGTATTCATATCACTATTTACCATTCTTTCTTCGCAAACATCACATATTCCTTTTCTGTTTATAATTATACCACTATTTAGAGGCTTACCACATATAATACAATATTGTTTTTTCATATTTATCCCCCTTACTATATTATTACAACTAAATTCTTGCCCCCTCATATATATTTTATTCATTAAGTAGTTAAATGTTATTTTGTCCACATAAAATTATATAAATTTTTATTATATAATTTTTATTATATAATTTTATAAGCTGAATATATTAAATTTAATAATATTTATAACTTATATATAAAAATAAACCTGGGAAATACTTCATTTTAATTATTTCCCAGATTTATACTATGTCGCTATATTAAATTTTATCTATATTTACTAATGTTCCTTTAGGTATTTTATCTTGAAGCCATTTAGCATCATAGTACGGTAATCTTATGCATCCATGCGAGGCTTTTTTCCCTAATTTAACATACTCTGATTTTATAGCATTACCTGATAAATCATATATAACACTATGGAATAAATAATTATTATATGTAAAATATTACAATGATACAATGATTTATTCAAAATATTTTTCATTTTATGTTAATTAATAACAATAATTTATTCTATTTATATTGGGTATAATAATGTAACCTAGATTTTTTAATTGGAGGTTATATTTATGAAACAAAAAATAGTATCCTACTTAAAATCTATAGAATCAGATTTATTTAATATATCTAAATATCTTTATGATAATCCAGAGACAAGTTTCAATGAATACAAATCTTGTAAATATTTAATAAATATTTTAAAGAAAAATAATTTTAATGTCCAAGAAAACTATTATAATATCCCTACATCATTTTATGCAGAGTTTGGTAAAGGTTACCCTAAAATATGTTTTTTTTGTGAATACGATGCCCCAAATGAACTAGGTCATGTATCAGGGCATAACTTAGTTTCCTCCATATCCCTAGGAGCTGCTTTATCTCTTTCAAAGGTAATAGATAATTTTTCTGGAACTATTATTGTAATGGGAACTCCCGGTGAATCTTTAAGCGGTTCTAAAGTAACTTTAGCTAAACAAGGAGCTTTTAA contains:
- a CDS encoding aminotransferase class I/II-fold pyridoxal phosphate-dependent enzyme; protein product: MGELPILNGVLKYIEEKNILFSMPGHKGSLGFLFTKEGKNFCENILQCDLTEVEGLDNLHNSEGIIKESGYLLSRFYNSKKSYFLVNGSTSGNLAMIFSCFKEEDKIIVERNCHRSIFNGIIMRKLKPIYIKNKVYRQFNAPLSIDLEHFLSLIKENKDAKGIVITYPNYYGVCPNLEIIIKEAKKYNMKVLIDSAHGAHFGVCERLPKSALELGADMVVMSAHKTLPSLTQTAFLHIGKDSIVDINKVDFYISAFSSTSPSYLFLCSMDYSRFYLEKYGEKHYNELINRANYYRKKINLLDSFYVLNHSDIKHLNLKYKDVMDIDLTRYIINVKNNLNASDLSKYLRECGIQCEMSDGNNIILILSPFYNEGIMDILYESLYEWNKNYNNKDKDNYNLNYNYIETNMNIYPYEVLEKEYLWIDYKDSLGKISYNNIVPYPPGVPIIMAGEVIDKEIIDAICYYENNGIDVLGLKNNKIQIVK
- a CDS encoding sigma factor G inhibitor Gin, with amino-acid sequence MKKQYCIICGKPLNSGIIINRKGICDVCEERMVNSDMNTDFYEFYKKCIRKNLVQTFIKDEEMRWENYRF
- a CDS encoding L,D-transpeptidase family protein, whose amino-acid sequence is MYDLSGNAIKSEYVKLGKKASHGCIRLPYYDAKWLQDKIPKGTLVNIDKI